Proteins from a genomic interval of Salinarchaeum sp. Harcht-Bsk1:
- a CDS encoding AAA family ATPase, translating to MASAFDSGKHVIFTGPPGTGKTELARRVCSELVEDHPDVYSGHQITTATADWSTFETVGGYMPTESDGENLSFEPGQVLRRFKQDGQQRNELLVIDEINRADIDKAFGQLFTLLSGQSVQLPYRKQGEEIVVRPADADDGEAADHEYVMPASWRLIATMNTYDKTSLYELSYAFMRRFSFVHVDAPTVPEDREDRLALLAEYTAAWDLDPDEAILDAVAEIWRVLNSGNEDRKIGPAIVQDILRGIEHGPHRDERTAITAAVANYVLPQLEGTRRQETIVNRLSRVEAVDRTRLIDLSEDVLQVEIDG from the coding sequence GTGGCATCGGCCTTCGACAGTGGAAAGCACGTTATCTTCACCGGACCGCCGGGGACCGGAAAGACCGAACTCGCACGCCGAGTCTGCAGCGAACTTGTCGAAGACCACCCCGACGTATACTCGGGGCACCAGATAACGACCGCTACGGCCGACTGGTCCACCTTCGAGACTGTCGGCGGCTACATGCCCACAGAATCCGACGGCGAGAACCTCTCGTTCGAACCGGGACAGGTTCTCCGCCGGTTCAAGCAAGACGGACAGCAACGCAACGAACTGCTCGTCATCGACGAGATCAATCGCGCCGACATCGACAAGGCATTCGGTCAGTTGTTCACGCTGCTTTCCGGTCAATCGGTCCAACTCCCCTACCGCAAACAGGGGGAGGAGATTGTCGTTCGACCTGCAGACGCTGACGACGGCGAAGCCGCGGATCACGAGTACGTCATGCCGGCGTCATGGCGTCTCATCGCGACGATGAACACGTACGACAAGACCTCGCTATACGAACTCTCCTACGCGTTCATGCGGCGCTTCTCGTTCGTACACGTCGACGCGCCGACCGTCCCAGAGGATCGCGAGGATCGCCTCGCACTCCTCGCCGAGTACACCGCTGCGTGGGACCTCGATCCAGACGAGGCGATCCTCGACGCAGTCGCAGAGATCTGGCGTGTGCTCAACAGCGGGAACGAGGACCGGAAAATCGGGCCGGCAATCGTCCAGGACATCCTCAGAGGGATCGAACACGGGCCGCACAGAGACGAACGTACTGCAATCACTGCAGCCGTCGCCAATTACGTACTGCCGCAGCTGGAAGGGACCCGTCGTCAAGAGACAATCGTCAATCGGCTTTCGAGAGTCGAAGCGGTCGATCGAACGCGCCTGATCGATCTCTCGGAGGACGTACTGCAGGTCGAGATCGATGGATAG
- a CDS encoding PAS domain S-box protein: protein MARSISILHVEDDSSFASLAAEFLEREDDRFEVEPAASASEGLELLDAGDYDCVVSDYDMPGRNGIELLEAVREDYPSLPFVLFTGKGSEEVASEAISAGVSDYLQKGTGTERYELLANRIATHVERTRTQRDLERRESQLRTAQEMADLGRWHYDLVEDDLVWSDAVADIFDLPDDVSMTFESFLEYVHPDDRDHVLESWDRALKGDTYDIEHRILTGSGETRWVRERAEVDFDDDGEPVHALGVVQDVTDRKQREQRLREERDRREALFENPTDPVIEIEFDDRTPIIQDVNDTFETLFGHDREAVIGEPVSEAIVPPDSESQRHHDEITAQVLQGEPVVSEVRRQTHDGPRQFLLRVFPFEVSDTSTGTYAIYADLADRKQEQERLRRYQRAVEASGHSIYWTEPNGTITYVNPAFEEKTGYTAEEAIGQTPSILKSGEHDSEYYRDLWQTILSGDVWQSEIVNTTKSGERYVAHQTIAPVTNDGEIEHFVAVNADVTERKQYEQEIADLHRTATELVGADSRQAIYDRTIEAAEVLLDFGSAAIATEADGKLHVRSMSENVPLEERPSLPVEEGLAGKTYRTGESYLVDDAAVDETAAPQSEAIRAALSVPVGDYGVFQVTDDRPGAFDERDLELAQLLVLHTRTALRTLDRERELERRNDRLDQFARAVSHDVTNPLALATGRVELLQERYDDADLDDVQYALDRIRQLLDDLFVLSKTGEAVIDTEPVALSTVAETCFRTIRDTDATLDFDGSCEILADRTRLRQLLENLFHNAVEHGDGSARITVGVLDDRQGLYVADDGPGVPETDRDRIFEEGHSGSDGGTGLGLAIVREIAAAHGWEVTVCESADGGACFELTGVEFVD, encoded by the coding sequence ATGGCCAGATCGATTTCGATCCTCCACGTCGAGGACGATTCGAGTTTTGCGTCCTTGGCGGCGGAGTTCCTCGAGCGGGAGGACGACCGGTTCGAGGTGGAACCGGCCGCCTCGGCTAGCGAGGGGCTCGAGTTGCTCGATGCGGGCGACTACGACTGCGTCGTCTCCGATTACGACATGCCCGGTCGAAACGGCATCGAACTGCTCGAGGCCGTTCGCGAGGACTACCCGTCGCTGCCGTTCGTCCTGTTCACAGGCAAGGGGAGCGAGGAGGTCGCCAGCGAAGCCATCTCTGCCGGCGTCTCCGACTACCTCCAGAAGGGAACCGGGACGGAACGGTACGAGCTACTCGCGAACCGCATCGCCACGCACGTCGAACGAACCCGGACCCAGCGCGACCTCGAGCGCCGCGAATCGCAGCTCCGAACCGCACAGGAGATGGCGGACCTCGGGCGATGGCACTACGACCTCGTCGAGGACGACCTCGTGTGGTCGGATGCAGTCGCCGACATCTTCGACCTCCCGGACGACGTGTCGATGACCTTCGAGTCGTTCCTGGAGTACGTCCATCCCGACGATAGAGACCACGTCCTGGAGTCCTGGGACCGCGCCCTCAAGGGCGACACCTACGACATCGAACACCGGATCCTGACCGGGAGCGGCGAGACCCGCTGGGTCCGGGAGCGGGCAGAGGTCGATTTCGACGATGACGGCGAGCCGGTCCACGCGCTCGGCGTCGTCCAGGACGTCACGGATCGCAAGCAGCGCGAACAGCGACTCCGCGAGGAGCGCGACCGTCGCGAGGCGCTCTTCGAGAATCCCACCGACCCGGTCATCGAGATCGAGTTCGACGACCGGACGCCGATCATTCAGGACGTGAACGACACGTTCGAGACGCTGTTCGGCCACGACCGGGAGGCGGTGATCGGGGAACCAGTTTCGGAGGCGATCGTCCCGCCCGATTCGGAATCACAGCGTCACCACGACGAGATCACTGCGCAGGTCCTTCAGGGCGAACCGGTCGTCTCCGAAGTGCGTCGCCAGACCCACGACGGGCCCCGCCAGTTTCTCCTCCGCGTGTTCCCCTTCGAGGTCTCCGATACCTCCACCGGAACCTACGCCATCTACGCCGATCTCGCCGATCGGAAGCAGGAGCAAGAACGACTCCGCCGCTATCAGCGGGCCGTCGAGGCGTCCGGGCACTCGATCTACTGGACCGAGCCGAACGGCACGATCACGTACGTGAATCCGGCGTTCGAGGAGAAGACGGGATACACCGCCGAGGAGGCCATCGGGCAGACCCCGAGCATTCTCAAATCGGGCGAGCACGACAGCGAGTACTACCGGGATCTGTGGCAGACGATTCTCTCCGGCGACGTCTGGCAATCCGAGATCGTGAACACGACGAAATCGGGCGAGCGGTACGTGGCACACCAGACGATCGCGCCCGTCACGAACGACGGCGAGATCGAACACTTCGTCGCCGTCAACGCGGACGTCACCGAACGGAAGCAGTACGAACAGGAGATCGCCGACCTCCACCGCACCGCGACCGAACTCGTCGGAGCCGACTCGCGGCAGGCGATCTACGACCGGACGATCGAGGCGGCCGAGGTGCTCCTGGACTTCGGCAGCGCCGCAATCGCGACCGAAGCGGACGGCAAGCTCCACGTGCGATCGATGTCCGAGAACGTCCCGCTGGAGGAACGGCCGTCGCTGCCCGTCGAGGAGGGGCTGGCCGGCAAGACGTACCGAACGGGCGAATCCTACCTCGTCGACGACGCAGCTGTCGACGAGACGGCCGCCCCACAGTCCGAGGCCATTCGCGCGGCGCTGAGCGTTCCGGTCGGTGACTACGGCGTCTTCCAGGTCACGGACGATCGCCCTGGCGCCTTCGACGAGCGCGACCTCGAGCTCGCCCAGCTGCTCGTCCTCCACACCCGGACGGCGCTCCGGACGCTCGACCGAGAACGGGAGCTAGAACGACGGAACGACCGACTCGACCAGTTCGCGAGAGCCGTCTCTCACGACGTCACGAACCCGCTGGCGCTGGCAACCGGCCGCGTGGAGCTCCTCCAGGAGCGGTACGACGACGCCGACCTCGACGACGTTCAGTACGCACTCGATCGCATCCGACAGCTGCTGGACGACCTCTTCGTCCTGTCGAAGACCGGCGAGGCCGTGATCGATACGGAACCGGTGGCGCTGTCGACGGTCGCGGAGACCTGCTTTCGCACGATCCGGGACACCGATGCGACCCTCGACTTCGACGGGAGCTGCGAGATTCTGGCGGATCGAACCAGGCTGCGCCAGCTCCTGGAGAACCTCTTCCACAACGCGGTCGAGCACGGCGACGGCAGCGCTCGGATCACCGTCGGCGTCCTCGACGACCGCCAGGGACTGTACGTGGCGGACGACGGGCCCGGTGTTCCCGAGACGGATCGGGATCGGATCTTCGAGGAGGGCCACTCCGGATCCGACGGTGGCACTGGACTCGGACTCGCGATCGTTCGGGAGATTGCCGCCGCCCACGGGTGGGAGGTCACGGTCTGTGAGAGCGCCGACGGCGGCGCCTGCTTCGAGCTCACCGGCGTCGAATTCGTGGACTGA
- the rdfA gene encoding rod-determining factor RdfA translates to MSDDLPPAERSKVGRLIAENDLSGAGETLERRWTGEAGERASLRDLADWFNQRVLEAVLAEHDRQPAAETTETTYRLLTDDEVGPTAQTQTRRDLERKGIDVDDLEADFVSHQAIHTYLTSYRDASLEDDVRSSSLEDVEEAIDRLQSKTATVTKSNVERQRAAGNVDVGEVDVIVTIDVVCTDCGDSFTFGELIEAGGCSCGD, encoded by the coding sequence ATGAGTGACGATCTGCCGCCGGCCGAACGGAGCAAAGTGGGCCGCCTGATCGCGGAGAACGACCTGTCCGGCGCCGGTGAGACGCTGGAGCGCCGGTGGACCGGCGAGGCTGGCGAACGCGCGAGTCTGCGCGATCTGGCCGACTGGTTCAACCAGCGGGTGCTGGAGGCAGTCCTGGCCGAGCACGACCGGCAGCCTGCCGCGGAAACGACCGAGACGACCTATCGGCTCCTCACCGACGACGAGGTCGGCCCGACGGCGCAGACACAGACCAGGCGCGACCTCGAACGGAAGGGGATCGACGTCGACGACCTCGAAGCCGACTTCGTCTCCCACCAGGCGATCCACACGTACCTGACGTCCTACCGGGACGCGTCGCTCGAGGACGACGTGCGCTCGTCGAGCCTGGAAGACGTCGAGGAGGCCATCGATCGGCTCCAGAGCAAGACCGCGACGGTCACGAAGTCGAACGTCGAGCGACAGCGGGCGGCGGGGAACGTCGACGTCGGGGAGGTCGACGTGATCGTGACGATCGACGTCGTCTGCACCGACTGTGGCGACTCGTTCACGTTCGGCGAACTGATCGAGGCAGGCGGCTGTAGCTGCGGCGACTGA
- a CDS encoding MBL fold metallo-hydrolase, which produces MVEPVAVSPETYVVDTHEMGIPERTAAYVVDDEQPTIVDTGLSTGAPHILDALDEIGLDPADVEYVALTHIHMDHAGGAAEIVEACANATVLCHEYGVDFISDPEVVPKLVEGVHEAVGDLANDYGTMRPIPRDRIRVLEGGETIDLGARSLEVVHAPGHAPHQVAYYDGDNGCLFPGDECGEYVDDTVVPSTPPPDFDPDAIEESLDGFADSELDAIYFPHYGEHTAPQQAIAEYRTVLDEWVEAVAELHERHDDTAAIVDALLEDHLYADLYEERVAWELVRLNVDGVLTYLDE; this is translated from the coding sequence ATGGTCGAACCAGTCGCCGTGAGTCCCGAGACGTACGTCGTCGACACCCACGAGATGGGGATTCCCGAGCGGACCGCCGCCTACGTCGTCGACGACGAACAGCCCACGATCGTGGACACCGGACTCTCGACGGGTGCGCCGCACATTCTCGACGCCCTCGACGAGATCGGCCTCGATCCCGCGGACGTGGAGTACGTCGCGCTCACGCACATCCACATGGATCACGCGGGGGGTGCCGCCGAGATCGTCGAGGCCTGTGCGAACGCGACCGTGCTCTGTCACGAGTACGGCGTGGACTTCATCTCCGACCCGGAGGTCGTTCCGAAACTCGTCGAGGGCGTCCACGAAGCGGTCGGCGATCTCGCAAACGACTACGGGACGATGCGGCCGATCCCTCGCGACCGAATCCGCGTCCTCGAGGGCGGCGAGACGATCGACCTCGGCGCACGGTCGCTGGAGGTCGTCCACGCCCCGGGTCACGCACCCCACCAGGTCGCGTACTACGACGGCGACAACGGTTGTCTGTTCCCCGGTGACGAGTGCGGCGAGTACGTAGACGACACGGTCGTCCCGAGCACGCCCCCACCGGACTTCGATCCCGACGCGATCGAGGAGAGCCTCGACGGCTTCGCCGACAGCGAACTCGACGCCATCTACTTCCCGCACTACGGCGAACACACGGCTCCCCAGCAGGCGATCGCCGAGTATCGCACGGTGCTCGATGAGTGGGTCGAGGCGGTCGCCGAACTGCACGAGCGCCACGACGACACCGCGGCCATCGTCGACGCGCTGCTCGAGGACCACCTGTACGCCGATCTGTACGAGGAGCGCGTCGCGTGGGAACTCGTCCGGCTCAACGTCGACGGCGTACTGACGTACCTCGACGAGTAA
- a CDS encoding DUF998 domain-containing protein, whose amino-acid sequence MATESDSLVDGIADAALAGVALLLTGGVSLLGIITAEALHPDYATTQEISDLGSTRPPDPVSYEPTATIFNATMLVSGALVLTAAFFLYRDGRRRALWLPLGVFGLGIFGVGVFPGDVTPWHGIFALLTFTSGGIAAALSARAVSKPFAYVCLLFGGFSLASLVYAIFLGDTGPLGDLELGGIERWVVYPLLVWVAGLGGYLLGERTDAADHTT is encoded by the coding sequence ATGGCCACGGAATCGGACTCCCTCGTCGACGGCATCGCCGACGCGGCACTCGCTGGCGTCGCCCTGCTGCTCACCGGCGGCGTCTCGCTACTCGGGATCATCACCGCGGAGGCGCTCCACCCCGACTACGCCACGACCCAGGAGATCAGCGACCTCGGCTCGACCAGGCCGCCGGATCCGGTCAGCTACGAGCCGACCGCCACGATCTTCAACGCGACCATGCTGGTCTCGGGGGCGCTGGTGCTCACGGCCGCGTTCTTCCTGTATCGCGACGGCCGCCGGCGAGCGCTCTGGCTGCCACTCGGCGTGTTCGGACTCGGCATCTTCGGCGTCGGCGTGTTCCCCGGCGACGTCACGCCCTGGCACGGTATCTTCGCGCTGCTGACGTTCACGAGCGGCGGCATCGCGGCGGCCCTCTCCGCCCGAGCGGTGTCCAAGCCCTTCGCGTACGTCTGTCTGCTCTTCGGCGGCTTCTCGCTGGCGTCGCTGGTGTACGCGATCTTCCTCGGCGACACCGGACCGCTCGGCGACCTGGAACTCGGCGGCATCGAGCGCTGGGTGGTCTACCCGCTGCTGGTGTGGGTGGCGGGGCTGGGTGGGTATCTGCTGGGCGAACGCACGGACGCAGCGGACCACACGACCTGA
- a CDS encoding lactonase family protein, producing the protein MDTDASRYHAFVGTYTDGDSDGIYTCSLDPTTGVLERVGVTDAGDDPSFVAVHPSGDYLYAVNEVDDGAVTAMEIDRESGDLSVLNRVVTGGGADPCYCEVDATGEHLLVAHYTGGSVAVVPIGEDGRVDDPTHLVEHEGSGPNEERQEAAHPHSIRAGPANRFVYAPDLGADRVFVYEFDVDAGRLEPAEQPAVELPGGAGPRHMAFHPEEPLVYLLNELDSTLTVLERDPDTGALEVLDAASTLPDGVDDNLTADVHVHDSGEWVYASNRGHDSVAVFAVGEDGRSLSRTQVVSTGGEWPRNVALTPGGDYLLAENAHTDEVVTFAIDSEDGTLEPTDDVEAIPSPTCLQFLAAE; encoded by the coding sequence ATGGACACCGACGCCTCGCGGTACCACGCGTTCGTTGGGACGTACACCGATGGCGACAGCGACGGCATCTACACCTGCTCGCTCGATCCGACGACCGGCGTGCTCGAACGCGTCGGCGTCACCGACGCGGGCGATGACCCGTCGTTCGTCGCGGTCCACCCGAGCGGCGACTACCTCTACGCCGTGAACGAGGTCGACGACGGCGCCGTCACGGCCATGGAGATCGACCGGGAATCCGGCGACCTCTCCGTGCTCAACCGGGTCGTCACCGGGGGCGGCGCGGACCCGTGTTACTGCGAGGTCGACGCCACTGGCGAGCATCTCCTCGTCGCCCACTACACCGGCGGCAGCGTCGCGGTCGTCCCCATCGGCGAGGACGGCCGCGTCGACGATCCGACGCACCTGGTCGAGCACGAGGGCTCCGGCCCGAACGAGGAGCGACAGGAGGCCGCCCATCCCCACAGCATCCGTGCGGGGCCGGCCAACCGGTTCGTCTACGCCCCCGACCTCGGCGCCGACCGCGTGTTCGTCTACGAGTTCGACGTCGACGCCGGCCGACTCGAACCGGCCGAGCAGCCCGCCGTCGAACTCCCCGGCGGTGCTGGCCCACGGCACATGGCCTTCCACCCGGAGGAGCCACTCGTCTACCTGCTGAACGAACTGGACTCGACGCTGACCGTCCTGGAGCGCGATCCCGACACCGGCGCGCTCGAGGTCCTCGACGCCGCCTCGACGCTTCCCGATGGCGTCGACGACAACCTCACAGCCGACGTTCACGTCCACGACTCCGGCGAGTGGGTGTACGCCTCGAATCGGGGCCACGACAGCGTCGCGGTCTTCGCCGTGGGCGAGGACGGCCGGTCGCTCTCGCGTACCCAGGTCGTCTCGACGGGCGGGGAGTGGCCTCGGAACGTCGCGCTCACGCCCGGCGGCGACTACCTGCTCGCGGAGAACGCCCACACCGACGAGGTCGTCACGTTCGCGATCGATTCCGAGGACGGGACCCTCGAGCCGACCGACGACGTCGAGGCGATTCCCTCGCCGACCTGCCTGCAGTTCCTCGCCGCGGAGTGA
- a CDS encoding IclR family transcriptional regulator, which produces MHGRETDRVKAIGTALEILEILRDANGARVTEVADELGVSKSTVHDHLATLRERGFVERDGDRYVVGLRWLRFGGHARDDLELFQHGQIPATNLARETEELSVLSAFYGTNSVPVYQARGSKAVTTDSYPGLELPIHATATGKAMLANLSTETFEAVLDEIDLDRHAKNTIVDEDELREDVQRTRERGFSLDDEERIDGMRGIGAPITHEGSGEVLGALAMTGPTHRVRGERFREEYPQLVSNVAREIEINVTHQRAQHD; this is translated from the coding sequence ATGCACGGGCGCGAGACCGACCGGGTGAAGGCGATCGGGACGGCGCTGGAGATCCTGGAGATCCTGCGGGACGCCAACGGCGCCAGGGTCACCGAGGTCGCCGACGAACTCGGCGTCTCGAAGAGTACCGTCCACGACCACCTCGCGACCCTCCGGGAGCGCGGGTTCGTCGAACGGGACGGCGACCGGTACGTCGTCGGGCTGCGGTGGCTCCGCTTCGGCGGTCACGCTCGCGACGACCTCGAACTGTTCCAGCACGGCCAGATCCCGGCGACGAACCTCGCCCGGGAGACCGAGGAGCTCTCCGTCCTCTCGGCCTTCTACGGGACCAACTCCGTTCCGGTCTACCAGGCGCGGGGGTCGAAGGCCGTGACTACGGACTCCTACCCCGGCCTGGAACTCCCGATCCACGCCACCGCGACCGGCAAGGCGATGCTCGCGAACTTGTCGACGGAGACCTTCGAGGCGGTGCTCGACGAGATCGACCTCGATCGACACGCCAAGAACACGATCGTCGACGAGGACGAACTCCGCGAGGACGTTCAGCGTACCCGCGAGCGTGGGTTCTCGCTCGACGACGAGGAGCGCATCGACGGGATGCGCGGGATCGGCGCCCCGATCACGCACGAGGGGTCCGGCGAGGTCCTCGGCGCACTCGCGATGACCGGCCCGACCCACCGCGTCCGCGGGGAGCGGTTCAGGGAGGAGTACCCCCAGCTCGTCTCGAACGTGGCTCGCGAGATCGAGATCAACGTCACGCACCAGCGCGCCCAGCACGACTGA
- a CDS encoding archaea-specific SMC-related protein gives MSSQGASNAYYDVEVENIGGIEESHLRFAPGITILSGRNATNRTSFLQAIMAALGSDRASLKADAEAGTVSLTVDGETYDRELWREGDAVLTDGEPYLEEPDIADLFAFLLEDNEARQAVEQNGDLREVIMRPVDTDAIHAEIDELTAEKERLDDEIADLDEAKRRLPELEAERSRLEDAIEEKRDALADAEAEIDEADGGIEETRETKDELEGKLAELRAVRSEREDVRYDLETERESLASLRTEREDLEAELASLPEMPAGEHGEIEARLEALRDRKQSISSDLSQLQTIVQFNEELLDGADNDLVEAVTEGDAADGAESRSPTDRLVDDAEQLTCWTCGNTVERAHVESVVDGIEELRREKLAERSDVDEEIGDLQSEKQELERQQQRHEKLQRTLDRRTEEIEDTEERIESLEARSEELADEIGSLEAEIEALEREEYSELLELHTEANQLEFEIDRLEDELAATTGEIESIEERLDRRADLEDERADVVARLRDRRTQIDRTEQRAVESFNHHMDDVLNALEYENVERVWIEQREREVREGRRTVARSTFELHVVRETESGEAYEDTLEHLSESEREVIGLVFALAGHLTHEVYEEMPLMLLDSLEALDSERIEALVDYLEEYVDSLVIALLEEDAAVFEDAEDVTICEF, from the coding sequence ATGAGTTCGCAGGGAGCCTCGAACGCGTACTACGACGTCGAGGTCGAAAATATCGGGGGCATCGAGGAGTCCCACCTGCGGTTCGCGCCGGGGATCACGATCCTCTCGGGCCGAAACGCGACCAACCGAACCTCCTTTCTACAGGCGATCATGGCCGCCCTGGGAAGCGATCGAGCCTCGCTCAAGGCCGACGCGGAGGCGGGTACCGTCTCGCTGACCGTGGACGGCGAGACGTACGACCGCGAACTGTGGCGCGAGGGCGACGCCGTGTTGACGGACGGAGAACCGTATCTCGAAGAGCCCGACATTGCCGACCTCTTCGCGTTTTTGCTGGAGGACAACGAGGCCAGACAGGCCGTCGAGCAGAACGGCGACCTGCGCGAGGTGATCATGCGGCCGGTCGACACGGACGCGATCCACGCGGAGATCGACGAACTCACCGCCGAGAAGGAGCGACTCGACGACGAGATCGCCGACCTCGACGAGGCGAAGCGCCGACTGCCCGAGCTCGAGGCGGAACGGTCCCGGCTGGAGGACGCCATCGAGGAGAAGCGCGACGCGCTGGCTGACGCGGAAGCCGAGATCGACGAGGCCGACGGCGGGATCGAGGAGACGCGAGAGACGAAGGACGAACTGGAGGGGAAACTCGCGGAACTGCGGGCGGTCAGATCCGAGCGGGAGGACGTCCGCTACGACCTCGAGACCGAGCGCGAGAGCCTCGCGTCGTTGCGGACGGAACGCGAGGACCTCGAGGCGGAACTCGCGTCGCTGCCCGAGATGCCGGCGGGCGAGCACGGGGAGATCGAGGCGCGCCTCGAAGCGCTCCGGGACCGCAAACAATCGATCTCGTCGGACCTCTCACAGCTCCAGACCATCGTCCAGTTCAACGAGGAACTGCTCGACGGTGCGGACAACGACCTGGTCGAGGCCGTCACCGAAGGGGACGCCGCGGACGGTGCCGAGTCGAGGTCCCCCACCGACAGACTCGTCGATGACGCCGAGCAACTCACCTGCTGGACGTGCGGCAACACCGTCGAGCGGGCGCACGTCGAGTCGGTCGTCGACGGCATCGAGGAGCTCCGCCGTGAGAAACTGGCGGAGCGCAGCGACGTCGACGAGGAGATCGGCGACCTCCAGTCCGAGAAGCAGGAGCTCGAGCGCCAGCAACAGCGCCACGAGAAGCTCCAGCGGACCCTCGATCGACGGACCGAGGAGATCGAGGACACCGAGGAGCGGATCGAATCCCTCGAGGCGCGGAGCGAGGAACTCGCCGACGAGATCGGATCGCTCGAGGCGGAGATCGAAGCGCTCGAACGGGAGGAGTACAGCGAACTGCTGGAGCTACACACGGAGGCCAACCAGCTAGAGTTCGAGATCGACCGCCTGGAGGACGAACTGGCCGCGACCACCGGGGAGATCGAGTCGATCGAGGAGCGCCTCGACCGGCGAGCCGACCTCGAAGACGAGCGAGCGGACGTCGTCGCCCGGCTGCGCGACCGCCGGACGCAGATCGACCGGACCGAACAGCGCGCCGTCGAGTCCTTCAACCATCACATGGACGACGTGCTGAACGCCCTGGAGTACGAGAACGTCGAGCGCGTCTGGATCGAACAGCGAGAACGCGAGGTGCGGGAGGGCCGTCGCACCGTCGCCAGGAGCACGTTCGAACTCCACGTCGTGCGGGAGACCGAGTCCGGCGAAGCCTACGAGGACACCCTGGAGCACCTGAGCGAGAGCGAGCGGGAAGTGATCGGCCTCGTGTTCGCGCTCGCGGGCCACCTGACCCACGAGGTGTACGAGGAGATGCCGCTGATGCTCCTGGACTCCCTCGAGGCGCTCGACAGCGAGCGCATCGAAGCGCTCGTGGACTACCTCGAGGAGTACGTCGATTCGCTGGTGATCGCACTCCTCGAAGAGGACGCGGCGGTCTTCGAGGACGCCGAGGACGTGACGATCTGTGAGTTCTAG
- a CDS encoding ADP-ribosylglycohydrolase family protein — translation MNPNRAEGVLLGLACGDALGRPVEFDSPEQIADEHGTLTDMVGFGTWNQPAGTLTDDTEQALCIASSVAEHGSFDPADVAERFRTWYESEPFDVGVMTRRSLEALDRGAAWDEAGQSVWEDSPEGQNAGNGSVMRCPPLTIPLRNEPERLVEASKQSSQITHADPRCTWGCAALNLTIAGYLTDREAPLQWALDRIRSDAPDELVDALDPIAAGETPDSLSTSGYVVDTLQTALHDAIAADSASDAIVTAVNRGGDADTIGAVAGAVAGARFGAVDLDREWLVAIDETEAMRSLAIALV, via the coding sequence ATGAACCCGAATCGAGCCGAGGGCGTGCTCCTGGGGCTGGCCTGTGGCGACGCCCTCGGACGACCGGTCGAGTTCGACTCGCCCGAGCAGATCGCCGACGAGCACGGGACGCTCACCGATATGGTCGGCTTCGGAACCTGGAACCAGCCGGCCGGCACGCTCACCGACGACACCGAACAGGCGCTGTGCATCGCCAGCAGCGTCGCCGAACACGGCTCCTTCGACCCCGCAGACGTCGCGGAGCGCTTCCGCACCTGGTACGAGTCGGAGCCCTTCGACGTCGGCGTCATGACCCGGCGATCGCTCGAAGCGCTCGACCGCGGGGCGGCCTGGGACGAGGCGGGCCAGTCCGTCTGGGAGGACAGCCCCGAGGGACAGAACGCCGGCAACGGGAGCGTGATGCGGTGTCCGCCGCTCACGATTCCCCTCCGGAACGAGCCCGAACGGCTCGTCGAGGCGAGCAAGCAGTCCTCGCAGATCACCCACGCCGATCCACGGTGCACCTGGGGCTGTGCGGCGCTGAACCTCACGATCGCCGGGTATCTCACGGATCGAGAGGCGCCACTGCAGTGGGCGCTCGACCGGATTCGATCGGACGCCCCCGACGAGCTGGTCGACGCGCTCGACCCCATCGCCGCCGGCGAGACGCCCGACTCGCTGTCCACGTCGGGCTACGTCGTCGACACGCTCCAGACGGCGCTCCACGACGCCATCGCCGCAGACTCGGCCAGCGACGCGATCGTCACCGCCGTGAATCGCGGCGGCGACGCGGACACGATCGGCGCCGTGGCGGGTGCCGTCGCCGGCGCCCGGTTCGGCGCGGTGGACCTCGACCGCGAGTGGCTAGTGGCGATCGACGAGACGGAGGCGATGCGGAGTCTGGCGATCGCGCTGGTCTGA